The Bactrocera dorsalis isolate Fly_Bdor chromosome 3, ASM2337382v1, whole genome shotgun sequence genomic interval aaaagccaattttaccaaaaaattaaacgtcaatttggTCAAAATCGGTGGaaaagtttattatatttatagaagtgtgtgtacatgtatcagcgaaaaaaataagtgtttttgCTTGAAGCGAAACTTGTACAAAAGCGTAAAAGTCAAACACGTGAATATATCGCACAAGTAAAAGTAGTGCACATTAAAAAATAGGTGTAAAAGTTTGAAATCATACTAAAACGACAGGAGAAAGAagaattgttatttattttacatatatatctagCTTATAACAATATACGAGGTATTTTAGGACATTTGAAGTAAAttctaatgaaaaattttatacttatataaaaaattacgtgAATTTTATAACAATCGCACGCATAACCAACGCAAATACAGAAACTGACCTCCACAGCAACGAGAAAATTTCGGGCGCATTAACATGTCATCAATCACATACAAGGAGCGTGTACTCAGCGCTCAACAGCTGAAAAAGTTGTCGGAACACAAATACTCCTGCACAAGCAGCAGTTTGCTGGATCCATGGCTACAGCCTTGGTGGAATTGGCTTGTCTCAATGACGCCTTTATGGTTGGCGCCCAATCTCATTACAATCATTGGACTGATTGTCAACATAGTGACAACATTAATATTAGTATCGTAAGTAttcaacaataaattaaaataattttatgtatataaagatgAATATATTATGCAAACTTTATGTACTTTcgctacaaatatttacatttgaaaattCTTGCAAAAAGTCTAATTGAAGtgctacatatatactatgtagGTGACTGTTGCGTAGTAACTTTTATCGCGCAATGGTTTTTTCTGATTAGCTCTACTTTAGTATGTAAGAAAATTTTTGCAACCTTCCATTTTCGGTATTGCAATTCGCGCTTTTCGCACATTTCCCGTAATTTGCGGTGCCGATGACAACAGCtgctgcaataaaaacaatgctGATGCTGACAGCGCTGCTGTTGGCTCTGCTgccaatttgttgttattgagaGAATTTTGCCgagaattacatacatacatatttacacacaactGCTCTCTTTGTGGTTGCTCAAATATAGCGGATGAAAGCAAGTAACTGGTGATAAAGTACATTGAGAATAATCAAAAGGGGAAATGTAATGTcaggaaaatataaaatttttgctaaacaggcgtatttcataatttttaaaaatattttttctaaagtaTTTATCAATTTGCTTATCTaacgtttaattttatttgcaaaccttgttgagtattgcaatcttacttttaaaataaagcCGGCACTTTAATTTTACACGCGCAGCAATTCTTTTTACTCACAGTTGGCTCTCATGTTATTATTTACTTGTTTCACGTCAATGCTGAATGCTTTGCATACGAATTAGCTTaagttttttgacattttatattCGGTGGATTTGTTTGCCTAATTTTTGTTGAACTTGCACTTTGCGTTAACTGTATAGTTTTTTGAGTGCAGCTGCATTTAAATTGaccttaatttttttcgtgttttttgcAACTCTtgttttcgtttatatttataaacgtTCACGAAgtttacaaaactaaaaaatgtccaactttagaaaataatgaatTCACCCAAAAAGGTGATGCTTTAATTAGGAAAATCGGACTACTTTATCTGAACATTGTCAGCAGAATAAAAAGTGCAGTGAATAATTTAGTTTGCATAGTATTGAAACTTTATggcttttcaaaatataaaattagagcaatttattcacaaaataattgttattCTCGTTGTTATAGTTAGTACAATGCAATAATGAAATTATACCATAAACAgatttttatgacaaaaaattagaaatatatacatacatatgtatgtacatatgtatattgtagttTGTGACTTTGCAGCACACGAACTTGCTGCAAAGTCTTCGCTACTGCCATtagctttcttttaattttcttaaaatattttcgctaCTTTCGTTTTTGCTCAATCATGTacgaatatgtacatacatacatacatgcgatTTTAATGATCGCTTTCATCTCATTGACTGTTACCTTCACGCTGTGGCTGTTGCTGTCTATTCCGCCATAGTCAAGCATTGGGCCACATCACAGAATTTGAAACGCCTACTGGCTGCTATTAGGTACCATAAACACACTGATTGAGTACCAGTGTACGCTAAAAGAATGACTAAGCACTACAAATTGATTtacacatgtaaatacatatgtatgtatgtacatatgtataatttattaatatatggaATGGATACATGTATGTGCTTGTATACACTTGCATCGGGTAAACAGATGCAATACAGACTAATTGCCGTCATTGCTATATTTCTCCCTTGTTGAAATGCATTCTTCTGTCATTTTTATTAGTAAGCGTGtatgtttttttaagttattactTGTTGCATGATTCATAAGCCTGTCAGTgtgtttaaaaattactaaatttcagcaaatttgtggcataaaaaatacttgaaatatttttgaagatttacTCATTCACAACTTTGATTCAAAGTAACCCTCTGAACCCGCTGATCTCGCAACAATGTTTTATATGACTTCCGATGAACTGGGTTAGTGACATTCTAGTTCGCTTAagtctttttttttatacaccacagtaaataagtttattaagtgccataaaatatttgaaaatgctGCGCACCTGTCTAACAAGAAACACGTGTTTGTATtgcttcaaataaaaataactaaaagattaaatttttctaaaaattcagTAATTGAATTACTTTCAATTGACACTGGTTACATTGGGgagaatgtgtgtatgtatttgtgtatttatgtacaaatatactatatgtgcaAATGAATTGCCGGTTATGCGATCCCAAGTCTCACGGTGCCATTCTGAGGTCAATTACGTTGATACTAATTTCAATTAAACAGAACACAGAACGAATATGGTAAAGCAAGCACAAGAAAAGCAAAGTACACAAAACGCACCGAAAGGGTTAAACAAATACCGAATCAgtaataaaatggaatttttttttgaataattaatagTAGCTGACTTTGAAAACaaagtgaaaacaataaaatctgcCAGTGAAGGTAATTTCTACGCATCTTCCCAATATCAGTGAACGCTTAATAATAAAAGAGTAATAACGAATATTTCTATACAGATTTGCAAAGAAATGAATATAGTaccatttttaatacatttttcaaacaaatgttAGCATGTTGTGCATTCTTTGTTTTGCCATTGATTATTATCTCTGAATttatgatataaatatttttccattataATAGCTTTCGTTATTTATAACGCAAATTTGATAATCTTATCAAATAATACAGATGATtaaaatatgtacgtatgcataACATAACTGCCTAACacaattttataaagttttaagaaaaaccTCTAAAGTTAAACTGTGACTGTAAGGGGACAATTctaatgtgaaataaaaaaaaatgttcttgattttttttttatttcatattactattatagtaaatttgtatgtttttagttttgatagatacatacatacatatttcaatctATTGTATAcactgtatttttatatttttcgcatttttgtattttgtattgtattttttgtgtGACTGCGCAGACCAGACCATGACTAGGCAAAATAAATGTCACCTTGATTAGACGGTTCTTCTTTTTTTGCACAATATCTTATCgcgtttaagtaaaaaaaattcggtAATACAAATGTCAATgcactaaaaaaaattgttgggcTTTTGTagataaatttgtttataaaagtatataaaacaACATAAATCCTTCTAATTgattgatatatacatacatgtgtaccaAGTAGAATTATACCATATGATCAATGAATTTTAAGTTGAGTACAGTGATGATATGTGTTGTTGGTGTAGCTGGTTGTAATTCTGCCGCTACAGTGGTCTTTCCATCTGATCGATGGCGATTCTTAGCTAAACATAACTCGCTGGAAGGCACCATTATCTTTTGGTTCATTAGCTAGTCGTGTAGTTCttagtagtagttgttgttgttgttacggtTATCTAGTCCCCGTTAGGGTGGTGAGgtttagataagttgtcatcgaggtcaacCAACGGTAGGCAcaggaaacgcgctgtttcgacggggtttCAGATGAGTAGGGTTTCCGAAGATAGCCGGCTCTACATTACCGGAATTTACCCGGATTTTATCCATCCAAAGGCTAGCTCgccgaaaacttaaatttattgatccaaaaatttgtacacatattgtatattttaactgtattttaagacttagtattaggaaaaatatttattttgaaaggtACTACAGCTGATCTCAGGGAGCTTCgctcaaaaaagacgttttcaCTCACTATATCTGTGAActggatcctctgaaattaaaaaaccaaacagatttcgttaaagtaaagTTAAATGTTGTAATTAATggaaataataagcaaattttttttttcaaaatggcggtttctcaataaaaaaatcgatttataccaaaatttcggtcttaatttgtttataaaaaaaatatttatcgatagaaaaatatttaagtacctcgtgttaaaatttgaaactaATCGGTTTAGCCTTTTTCGAGTATTGTTGGTCACAGAatttgaaaacaccattttcaGATAAACGCCTTAAAAGTTTGGAATGAACTTCCGAGCGCTCTGAAACgccttttaaaatttgaaatttttttaaattctaagtGTTGATTTTTGCAATATGACTTTTTTAACACtacatattacttttttttatgaagCGTGATTAGAATTTTGCCACTGAGAGCtcaatttttgcatttattgctTTGAAATCTGTACACCTTATCTTGTCGactacttaaatatatttacgattatatatttaggtatatatTCACGCACACTCTGTGCAGCTTTGGTCAATTTACTCAattaataattcaaacaaaaaaaatggcaCGAAAATGCATGCGAACGGAATTCTGgctgcaattgttgtttttttttgtattgtcgATTTGATTGTGTTACGTTATGTCAtattgttacatacatacatatgtactatatatggattattatacatatatacatacatacttacatacattttatgtgtttttgctGAAATCGGCAGTCGGGATACAAAGGCCATTTCTTACGTAATATTCATATAACACGGTATTACGAcgcatttcactttttatactcGTGCAAATTTGCATCTAGTGATTTGATGATGACTTACTAAATGTTGATGAAATCAAATGATGATGTTAACTTTCTACGAGCGATTACTTCTGTTCCAAAAAATTTCCTGCTGGTTCTAGTGATTCCTATAAGtagtatatgtaatatatatgtatgtatgtatataaaagttttttttttttacaacattAGTAACCTGTTATTAGTTTGATATAtttgttattggttttgttgaaataaagtttttctgaaaaaaaaaaatggctgaAAATAATGAATTAGTGAAATTTTCTAACATTTATTTGTACAATGAAAAACTagtattaaaatgtttttgtttttaaaggcactgtaaatatgtacattttaaattattttttcaaaaatcgtgCGCTTTATCAGTAGTTCctataatttcaaattatttgacGTAAGTTTATGTAGTACGAGTATAAACAAACTCATGCGTAAGTTGACGCATAgcagtataatatatacatacatacatacctacatctCATGTCAGCATTGTTTACCTTTTTTGATGTCTTTATGACAAGCACATATCAGCTGATTATTCCACAATGGCACTAAGCCTCAATCACACATGAAAGCACAAAGCCAGTTAAGAACAGCGTTAAATTCAgctattttatagaaaaagtaaaattagaaCTTGTATAAATGGTAAATCAACATTTAACAACCTTTCACTATAGAATATATTCCAAAGATGCGATTTATAATTTTCACACTTTCCAGCcaattttgcatataaatttgagCGTGTTAAAAACTATTAAGACAATTGCTAAATCTCTGACTTGATTTTAATATCCACGTATAGGCAGTGCACGCGCCGAGTCTGTACGTGTCGCTGTTTTATAGTTGCGCATTACATTTCTATTACTATCGTACAAGTGTCTAAATCTGTATTAGCGtgcaaactattttttttattgctattcAACTTGATCCGCTGCACTTTGCTCTCCTGCGCACATCACATTCGTAAGTGCATACGAATTAGCGACATTTAGCGCTGTGCGATTTCTCACCCACTCCTCTCCCGACAACACATGCAATTGTTTTGCTTAACAACTTATGACGAAttcctattttattttctaccgGCTTTTTCACAGCGCACACAGCACTCACTGAATATTTGTTAGTAGTTATATAATAGTGTACGTGCATGCATATTCCAATATGCCGGCTTTCttgtttgttattaatttttttatgcacatattttttgcttcatattttacCTGCTGCACTCATTTCATTCTACTTTCATTCTACTTTGCTTGCGTTTCTATGAGAAACTGCTGACAGTGTTCGTGTTTGTTTTTGGCGCGAATTGACAGTtaattgtcattgttgttgctagcGCAGCCGCTGATTTTGAGGTTAATGTTGAGAATGGCTTTGGTGTTGGCGTTGACTTTTGCAAGCAAAGCTGCAAATCGTTGGAAAAAGCCTACAATTGGTGAACCTATTCAACAGCTTGATTATTTCTATAGCGCAAACGTTTCGCAACAGGTCGTTGAGTTTGAATTGTTATGATTCTAATGGGCCATGAAATATGCATGTATGGTTGTagatatattgaatattttttaattgtgcgCTGGAAGATATTAAGTCACCGATATATGGTTAGAACGTTGAAATACTATAACGTATCCCCaaacgatgacgatggaacagacgATCCATTGCCTAACCACGAAGAAGTTCGAGTAGCAAATACcggtctgaagaacaacaaagcgatgagggccgatgaattgccggccgagctattcaaatacggtggtgaagaactgataaggaacatgcatcagcttctttatagaatatggtcgtacgaaagcatgtccgacgattggaatttaagtgtgctctgcccaatccacaaaaaggaagaaaccacaatctgcgccaactaccgtggggtAAGCCTGCTCAACATCGCTTATAAAAtcctatcgagcgtattgtgtgaaagattagaggaaaagaaagacctccactccgttggaaagaccaggtggagaaggacctgtcttGGAATCCTTATATTTTTCTGTGTTTTGTCTTATGAAGGCCAGTTACAAAATCATGTTCGTAAAGTTCGGGGATCGATCAAACTgtttttttgaatgttttgaacttaatattcagaaaataaAAGGAAAGTGGCAGATGTGGCTTGTTAGCGGCAATTGGAACTTGTGCGCACACATTATACAGTaccttcaatttattaaaaacgttTACACGCACTATTagtattttccatttttatgctgccagaaaaatgtttttttttttaattatttaaagttcAACATAACTCAACACattatttccatttctttacctttgtatttatggcatatgtatgtatgaatatgtgtgtaAAACGTATTAATAACGCATACACCTGAGAACCTTGCgtgcacttttttgttgtatttctaATTGTTTTTTAGACCTTTCCTAATAGCATAAGCGTGTTGCTTGAATGCGTGTTGTCTACTCGAAGGGTCATGTAAACAGTGCAGGgttttttctaataatagttGCTCCTACCAGTCAATGCCAAACCATTAAGTATTAAACTAgggcaataaattataaatacttgGAAGCGTATCAAGTTTTTATTATGCatgttatgattttttttagggGCAACGCATTTATGTGGGAAAATAATACCAGGTCATATGGAGGCAAAGACATTtcactataaataaaataatccaataattagtgaaattgttaatatttcgtctttaatttaattttaaatgttggATATTGATAATGTGATTATAATTACAGCGCATTCTACGgcaaaaaaattttcggaaaaaattcggagtattttttgttagagaataatatattaaaacttttaagataaagttttatttgcttttaaatggTAGATAATGATAATATGGCTATTATCGTAGTCAATTCTACTGTAAAAAAATTTCGGAGTAAATTCGGAGTATTTTTTCTTacagaaaattttattcaacaactttagataatttgtttttgctttttaacgtCATATACATAGCTATAATCGGATCGTTATTATAGTGAATTCTATGCAAAAAATTTCGGAGTATTTTTTCttacagaaaattttattaaacatacttgaggtaattttatttgcttttttacgTCATATAAAAATTTCGGAGTAAGttcgaagtattttttttttggaaaaaatatattatagatgttatatttacttttaaatgtCAGATAATTAGTTTCATAGATATTGTaaacatttgtaaaattttcggagtaaattttttttacaattgtgTAAAAAACTACAATGGAAAGTTAAAATTCTTTGTTTAACTtccatttaataaatatttacttaagttATCTTTATAAACCGTGAAGGCAATTTGAGACACTGTAGAGGCTTTAAATTCCATGCACTCCTTACAATAGAAACGTCTCaatctttgaaaattatttacttttattctcAAATTGACACCCATCGAtcaaacttaaacaaaaacaaatatgttataaagaaatataagtACTTTAATTGAAGTTCTTGTCTTTTTTCTCCTCACATAACAGCTACAGTCCCAATGGCAAGTCGGCGCCACCCGGCTGGGCTAGCCTGCTGTGCGCATTCGGACTTTTTGTTTATCAAAGTTTGGATTCGATCGACGGCAAGCAGGCGCGACGCACAAATACCCAATCACCATTGGGTGAGCTCTTTGATCATGGTTGCGATTCCATATCGACCGTTTTCGTCGCGCTCTCGGCGTGTATATCTTGCCAATTGGGACAATATCCAAATTGGTTGTTCTTTCAGGTGCGTACTACAAATCATTCAgatgtaataatatatatatttttttataacctaACCTCTCTTGCAGTGTTTCTGTGCCATCGGCCTGTTTTATTGCGCCCACTGGCAGACATACGTTTCAGGCACGCTGCGTTTCGGCAAAATCGATGTGACCGAAGCACAATTCACCATCATGGCTATACATATTATATCGGCCGTGTTCGGCTCGGACGTGTGGCAAGCGCGGGTATGATTTTTGTTcatattaaaagaatttttgaaaattactatTTAGTGTTTGCGGTTGAAATGTGTTAGcattaaaaaagaagattttttaaagtctataattgtaattaaagtTAGACTTtaggtttatatttttttatgtggaTTTCTGATACTTGATTTTAGGTTTTGAATGACAAAGAACGAAataccaattttcaacaaagtATTAGAAAATCCTCAAGTGACTAGTCTCATAGTTAGCAGTATTTTTCGGAGTTATTTCCGATGTTTCGGAGTTGTTTTCGGTGTTTAGGAATTATTTTCGGAGTTGCCATTACTATGTAAGAAGCCATTTTTAGGTTGGGAAAcggattttaatttatttaaatgtgaattagcataaaaaaaaattcggagtaaaaattttaatgtcttCGACGTTTAAAAAAACACTATACTTTGAGTTACCTGTTTTTTAAGTAcctgttatatatgtacataaatttattattattttttttaaatatttttttgttttccttttgaaatataattatacCCAAAATGCTAATTTTCgacaaagtattaaaaaatccTAAAGTGAATGGTCTAATATTTAGCAGTCCATTCCAGTGTTATTTTTGGCGATTTGGATATGTTTTAGAAAATTCGGAGAAATTTTCGGAGTTGCTATTTCTATGGAAAAAGTCCTATTTTAGTTTGGAAAACTGATTTTAAtctatttaaatgtaaattagcATAAACGAAAAATTTCGGAGTGAAAGTTTTGATGTCTTCAGCgtttaaaaaattcactttatactttatatatacatatatgtatatatcacatacttgttatataaatttatgtttatataatataattatatccaAATAATGAAttgcaattttcaaaaaagtaataaaaaaaatctcaagtGAATAGTCTAATAGTTGGCAGTCCATTTCGGAGATGCCATTACTATGtaaaaaccgattttttagtttGTGAAACTAAACACACTTCAACCGCAGCActttcattatatacatattgatTTAAACCTCTGCATATTTTTAGGAACTGCTATTTTAATACACAAATTGAAGTTTCTTtacaattatacatatgtatattttttacatttcactCGTACActattcaatataattttatttttcagtgtattttatgtatttatgttattGTGGTTTTTAACCCGTTTGGCCCACAAAATTTTGACTAGCATTATAATAAGTAAACTGAAACAACCGTTACATTTTTAacacaacatatttttttttataaataaagtgtATATTAGCAgctaaattattgtaaattaaacaccgaatatacatatctaaatacATGCATAGGTGATGTGGCTAACATACATAGAGTtggttcaaaaaatttcaacaaaattaacaattctacaaaattatttatattatttatgtacattttttttttggaaaaagccaTCATTTTTGCATTaagaaaccaaacaaaaaaatatcaatctcTTACCTCAATGctatctttatatacatttattataaatatataccctTTAGATGTTTGGTAATTTTCAATTGTGGTCCACCTTATCGCTAATGACCTTAGTATGTGGTATTTGG includes:
- the LOC105225068 gene encoding cholinephosphotransferase 1 isoform X3, with protein sequence MSSITYKERVLSAQQLKKLSEHKYSCTSSSLLDPWLQPWWNWLVSMTPLWLAPNLITIIGLIVNIVTTLILVSYSPNGKSAPPGWASLLCAFGLFVYQSLDSIDGKQARRTNTQSPLGELFDHGCDSISTVFVALSACISCQLGQYPNWLFFQCFCAIGLFYCAHWQTYVSGTLRFGKIDVTEAQFTIMAIHIISAVFGSDVWQARMFGNFQLWSTLSLMTLVCGIWSLWFIFSVILAGGVGKNGSTVAGTSVLSPSIPLTMVILPALIIAQKSPQNIFTEHASLYILAFGMVAAKVTNKLVIAHMTKAEMEYLDWSQLGPALLFFNQYFNCVVPEIWLLWFSLFWGTQDLIRYCSKVCLEICNHLHINLFTIPYAGKNAPQTVSQGTSAPTTSMSMSATAAAGASAAVAHDKNGGTQHRKTTRQASKKQQQQH